In one window of Erythrolamprus reginae isolate rEryReg1 chromosome 1, rEryReg1.hap1, whole genome shotgun sequence DNA:
- the DNAJC30 gene encoding dnaJ homolog subfamily C member 30, mitochondrial codes for MALARSQRQSRASSAAFASDFLRSSYGAAGLRPQAALPPLVFPVAFRERSGPGQGNGREGEGGNIWRRARPKDLYELLGVPSNATQTQIKAAYYKQSFLCHPDRNAGSVQAADRFIRLTQAYQVLGSLSLRKKYDRGLLTPEDISNAKKPPGKSKAAASASQAASKKKPPPPYTSAPPPGKPIFNFDKFYRAHYGEQLERERLSRLRQQELKKHEENRKEDEHRFLETFLIALLISGVMILLRYH; via the coding sequence ATGGCCCTGGCAAGGTCGCAGCGCCAGTCCAGAGCCTCCTCTGCTGCCTTCGCCTCAGATTTCCTCCGGTCATCCTATGGAGCAGCCGGTCTTAGGCCCCAAGCCGCGCTGCCTCCCCTGGTCTTTCCCGTCGCCTTTCGTGAGCGGTCAGGTCCTGGCCAGGGTAATGGccgggaaggggaaggagggaacaTTTGGCGCCGCGCTCGCCCGAAGGACCTGTACGAATTGCTGGGGGTGCCGAGCAACGCGACTCAGACCCAAATCAAGGCCGCTTACTACAAGCAGTCTTTCCTCTGTCACCCGGACCGCAACGCGGGCAGCGTGCAGGCGGCCGACCGCTTCATCCGCCTCACTCAAGCCTATCAGGTATTGGGCAGCCTCAGCCTGCGCAAGAAGTACGACCGGGGCCTCCTCACCCCGGAGGACATTTccaacgccaagaagccccccggcaaGAGTAAAGCGGCGGCATCAGCATCTCAGGCGGCGTCCAAGAAGAAGCCGCCTCCTCCTTACACCTCTGCCCCCCCTCCGGGCAAGCCCATCTTCAACTTCGACAAATTCTACCGAGCCCATTATGGCGAGCAGTTGGAACGGGAGCGCCTGAGCCGCCTGAGGCAGCAAGAATTGAAGAAGCACGAAGAGAACAGGAAGGAGGACGAGCACAGGTTCTTGGAAACTTTTCTCATCGCGCTGCTTATTTCAGGGGTCATGATCCTACTCAGATACCattga